A portion of the Tachysurus fulvidraco isolate hzauxx_2018 chromosome 8, HZAU_PFXX_2.0, whole genome shotgun sequence genome contains these proteins:
- the dlgap5 gene encoding disks large-associated protein 5 isoform X1, translating into MDSRFAHLYKRDSSVSMIRVKMSRRRSQSQKENREKMQNLRRPLDQLKELELSLDASHFEKSVLPSQDTGCKDKVDKNNSAVEERRKMLARFKENKALQKEKERREKEKKGTFKVGLYRPQPLGYLPLNPVIPMAKKTTESMQSTRVTRSMKQHLQPKQPAEKQPAPKKAEPPITRAKKSSVPAMAKGRISTVDPIVRCPTTRSAAKTVTAALTANSVAKPAADLRPPKAKAASRQPAAPSSGRGKAMQGHTDTLAAEKKENKVADEVVAAVNPPGNKEEKMTEDTNVTPVSFAPQGFVFQAPSGLRTFQPTPLSPRSADAFLSPSFSVEPQMEPTNPISPTSDSSSGPPLPSPPPCISKPCPASVSTSAPSPEFNPTTSALPTASSVTPSSLSCPPPASPSPALVSSILPSSSSPPAAASPSSATSEPQHDVPYFRAVMASETERLTGLSEFWELRFEDSSIPEEMQDRMRTAVGQARLLIKERFGQFSGLVDDCDFGRGEKITTCMDLQGFWDMVYFQVEDVDKKFNALKEAEARGWQEEIKPVTRQKKVVKQKPPAAGGKLGAGAGASAAAKSRLAAVKAAMKAKQAAAKTAEASDKVQDDTTPASNAPANTLPVQTVVFHGGFFQVESPIKVVDAVRRSSRLNAATFTQCSPHGYKFSTPGKLKRSAVVTHSSPLPCIFTPSKSGLTASPSSSPAAKAHTTATPVRTPKQHADPLPSSSKPIHISPGQDGSAPYPSPKEVSDTQLSHPDHHTSISNIQSDLMITPEDDHTYQTADIKPHNSPCHTGEELPLQLPAHPVNSTEPERSVQQTSALSQEQTEGTVIAEVDMIHSDSQAHAMSFTHSPSACKTTPQAEPMESCVSVPCSPSVMSTTPQQVQVSPAPSGKTDICVNERSISADCKVTENQDRETIPDLDFERYLQPTARCSLSPVQSMAVERFSLGLEDAEMESPQAHHSEPVQDAQMTPRAFPRMAPLLVTPWTEEMIADQLLFTPEQRERVRQSVCERDLMMFTPPEDI; encoded by the exons ATGGATTCTCGCTTTGCTCATCTTTACAAGCGAGACAGCAGTGTCTCGATGATAAGAGTGAAAATGTCAAGGCGACGCTCCCAATCACAAAAAGAGAACAGGGAAAAGATGCAAAACCTCCGCAGGCCCCTGGACCAACTTAAAGAGCTGGAGCTTTCTTTGGATGCCTCCCATTTTGAGAAGTCAGTTCTTCCTTCCCAAGATACGGGGTGCAAAGATAAAGTAGATAAAA ATAACAGTGCTGtagaagagaggagaaagatgCTGGCACGTTTTAAAGAGAACAAAGCCTtgcagaaggagaaagaaaggcgagaaaaggaaaagaaaggtaCCTTTAAAGTCGGTCTCTACCGCCCACAGCCTCTGGGCTATTTGCCCTTGAATCCTGTTATACCAATGGCAAAAAAG ACCACAGAATCTATGCAATCCACCAGAGTGACCCGTTCTATGAAACAGCATCTACAGCCAAAG CAGCCAGCTGAAAAACAGCCTGCACCTAAAAAGG CTGAGCCACCCATCACCAGAGCTAAAAAGTCTTCAGTGCCAGCAATGGCCAAAGGCAGAATTTCTACAG TTGACCCCATTGTCAGATGTCCAACTACACGATCAGCTGCTAAAACTGTGACGGCAGCCCTAACAGCCAACTCTGTGGCTAAACCCGCTGCAG ATCTCAGACCTCCCAAAGCAAAAGCTGCTAGCAGGCAGCCTGCAGCACCCTCATCTGGTAGAGGAAAAGCTATGCAGG GACATACTGACACTTTGGcagctgaaaagaaagaaaacaag GTTGCTGATGAGGTGGTTGCTGCAGTAAATCCCCCTGGTAATAAAGAGGAAAAGATGACTGAGGACACTAATGTGACTCCAGTTTCATTTGCACCCCAAGGATTTGTGTTCCAGGCCCCTTCTGGTCTGAGAACATTCCAGCCTACACCCCTTTCTCCTCGCTCTGCCGATGCCTTCCTCTCACCTAG CTTCTCAGTTGAACCCCAGATGGAGCCTACAAACCCAATTTCTCCAACATCTGACTCTTCCTCTGGTCCTCCTCTTCCCTCACCTCCACCATGTATATCCAAACCATGTCCTGCGTCTGTTTCTACATCTGCTCCTTCTCCTGAATTTAATCCCACCACTTCTGCCCTACCTACTGCTTCATCTGTCactccttcctctctttcttgcCCACCTCCTGCCTCTCCTTCCCCAGCTCTTGTGTCTTCTATTCTTCCATCTTCGTCTTCACCACCTGCTGCTGCCTCACCTTCCTCAGCAACATCAGAACCTCAGCACGATGTGCCCTATTTCAG GGCAGTAATGGCTAGCGAGACAGAAAGGTTGACTGGGTTGTCTGAATTTTGGGAATTACGGTTTGAAGATTCCTCAATCCCGGAAGAGA TGCAAGACCGAATGCGGACAGCTGTTGGCCAGGCCAGACTGCTAATAAAGGAACGCTTTGGCCAGTTTAGTGGCCTGGTTGATGATTGTGATTTTGGTAGAGGGGAGAAGATCACGACCTGCATGGACTTGCAGGGGTTCTGGGACATGGTGTACTTTCAG GTGGAAGATGTTGATAAGAAGTTTAATGCATTAAAAGAAGCTGAAGCTAGGGGCTGGCAAGAGGAGATCAAGCCTGTCACCAGGCAGAAGAAAGTGGTCAAG CAAAAGCCCCCTGCTGCAGGAGGTAAGCTGGGAGCAGGTGCTGGAGCCAGTGCTGCTGCAAAGAGTCGGCTGGCTGCAGTGAAAGCTGCCATGAAGGCAAAGCAGGCTGCAGCTAAAACTGCTGAGGCTTCAGACAAAGTTCAAGATGACACGACTCCTGCTTCAAATGCTCCGGCTAACACTTTGCCAGTCCAAACGGTGGTTTTTCATGGAGGCTTCTTTCAGGTGGAGAGTCCAATCAAAGTAGTTG ATGCTGTAAGAAGATCGTCTCGGTTGAATGCGGCTACCTTTACCCAGTGTTCCCCACATGGGTATAAATTCAGCACACCGGGGAAACTGAAGAGGTCTGCTGTAGTCACACATTCATCTCCTCTTCCTTGCATTTTCACTCCATCTAAAAGTGGACTTACTGCATCCCCTTCTTCCTCTCCTGCTGCAAAAGCACACACCACTGCAACTCCTGTCCGTACTCCTAAACAGCATGCTGATccccttccttcctcctccaAACCCATTCATATCAGCCCTGGGCAGGACGGGTCTGCCCCCTATCCATCACCTAAGGAagtctcagacacacaactTAGCCATCCTGATCATCATACAAGTATCAGCAACATCCAGTCAGACCTCATGATCACACCAGAAGATGACCATACGTACCAGACAGCAGACATAAAGCCACACAATTCTCCTTGCCATACAGGAGAAGAACTGCCACTTCAACTTCCTGCACATCCAGTCAACAGTACAGAGCCAGAGAGAAGTGTTCAACAGACTTCCGCACTGTCCCAGGAGCAAACTGAAGGGACTGTGATTGCTGAAGTGGACATGATCCACTCAGACAGTCAAGCCCATGCAATGAGTTTCACCCACTCACCTTCAGCATGCAAGACCACTCCACAAGCAGAGCCTATGGAGAGCTGTGTCTCAGTCCCTTGCTCCCCCTCTGTGATGTCCACCACACCACAGCAAGTCCAGGTCTCTCCAGCACCATCAGGCAAAACTGATATTTGTGTTAATGAAAG atctatCAGTGCAGACTGTAAAGTGACTGAAAATCAAGACCGTGAG actATTCCTGATCTGGACTTTGAGCGATATCTGCAACCCACAGCCCGATGCAGCTTATCTCCTGTGCAGAGTATGGCAGTGGAAAGGTTCTCACTTGGACTAGAAGATGCTGAAATGGAGAGCCCTCAGGCCCACCATTCAGAGCCTGTTCAGGATGCACAGATGACTCCTAGAG CTTTCCCCAGAATGGCACCACTGCTGGTCACTCCCTGGACTGAAGAG ATGATTGCCGATCAGTTGCTGTTCACCCCCGAGCAGAGGGAAAGAGTGAGACAATCGGTCTGTGAGCGTGACCTCATGATGTTTACACCACCTGAAGATATTTAA
- the dlgap5 gene encoding disks large-associated protein 5 isoform X4, with product MQSTRVTRSMKQHLQPKQPAEKQPAPKKAEPPITRAKKSSVPAMAKGRISTVDPIVRCPTTRSAAKTVTAALTANSVAKPAADLRPPKAKAASRQPAAPSSGRGKAMQGHTDTLAAEKKENKVADEVVAAVNPPGNKEEKMTEDTNVTPVSFAPQGFVFQAPSGLRTFQPTPLSPRSADAFLSPSFSVEPQMEPTNPISPTSDSSSGPPLPSPPPCISKPCPASVSTSAPSPEFNPTTSALPTASSVTPSSLSCPPPASPSPALVSSILPSSSSPPAAASPSSATSEPQHDVPYFRAVMASETERLTGLSEFWELRFEDSSIPEEMQDRMRTAVGQARLLIKERFGQFSGLVDDCDFGRGEKITTCMDLQGFWDMVYFQVEDVDKKFNALKEAEARGWQEEIKPVTRQKKVVKQKPPAAGGKLGAGAGASAAAKSRLAAVKAAMKAKQAAAKTAEASDKVQDDTTPASNAPANTLPVQTVVFHGGFFQVESPIKVVDAVRRSSRLNAATFTQCSPHGYKFSTPGKLKRSAVVTHSSPLPCIFTPSKSGLTASPSSSPAAKAHTTATPVRTPKQHADPLPSSSKPIHISPGQDGSAPYPSPKEVSDTQLSHPDHHTSISNIQSDLMITPEDDHTYQTADIKPHNSPCHTGEELPLQLPAHPVNSTEPERSVQQTSALSQEQTEGTVIAEVDMIHSDSQAHAMSFTHSPSACKTTPQAEPMESCVSVPCSPSVMSTTPQQVQVSPAPSGKTDICVNERSISADCKVTENQDRETIPDLDFERYLQPTARCSLSPVQSMAVERFSLGLEDAEMESPQAHHSEPVQDAQMTPRAFPRMAPLLVTPWTEEMIADQLLFTPEQRERVRQSVCERDLMMFTPPEDI from the exons ATGCAATCCACCAGAGTGACCCGTTCTATGAAACAGCATCTACAGCCAAAG CAGCCAGCTGAAAAACAGCCTGCACCTAAAAAGG CTGAGCCACCCATCACCAGAGCTAAAAAGTCTTCAGTGCCAGCAATGGCCAAAGGCAGAATTTCTACAG TTGACCCCATTGTCAGATGTCCAACTACACGATCAGCTGCTAAAACTGTGACGGCAGCCCTAACAGCCAACTCTGTGGCTAAACCCGCTGCAG ATCTCAGACCTCCCAAAGCAAAAGCTGCTAGCAGGCAGCCTGCAGCACCCTCATCTGGTAGAGGAAAAGCTATGCAGG GACATACTGACACTTTGGcagctgaaaagaaagaaaacaag GTTGCTGATGAGGTGGTTGCTGCAGTAAATCCCCCTGGTAATAAAGAGGAAAAGATGACTGAGGACACTAATGTGACTCCAGTTTCATTTGCACCCCAAGGATTTGTGTTCCAGGCCCCTTCTGGTCTGAGAACATTCCAGCCTACACCCCTTTCTCCTCGCTCTGCCGATGCCTTCCTCTCACCTAG CTTCTCAGTTGAACCCCAGATGGAGCCTACAAACCCAATTTCTCCAACATCTGACTCTTCCTCTGGTCCTCCTCTTCCCTCACCTCCACCATGTATATCCAAACCATGTCCTGCGTCTGTTTCTACATCTGCTCCTTCTCCTGAATTTAATCCCACCACTTCTGCCCTACCTACTGCTTCATCTGTCactccttcctctctttcttgcCCACCTCCTGCCTCTCCTTCCCCAGCTCTTGTGTCTTCTATTCTTCCATCTTCGTCTTCACCACCTGCTGCTGCCTCACCTTCCTCAGCAACATCAGAACCTCAGCACGATGTGCCCTATTTCAG GGCAGTAATGGCTAGCGAGACAGAAAGGTTGACTGGGTTGTCTGAATTTTGGGAATTACGGTTTGAAGATTCCTCAATCCCGGAAGAGA TGCAAGACCGAATGCGGACAGCTGTTGGCCAGGCCAGACTGCTAATAAAGGAACGCTTTGGCCAGTTTAGTGGCCTGGTTGATGATTGTGATTTTGGTAGAGGGGAGAAGATCACGACCTGCATGGACTTGCAGGGGTTCTGGGACATGGTGTACTTTCAG GTGGAAGATGTTGATAAGAAGTTTAATGCATTAAAAGAAGCTGAAGCTAGGGGCTGGCAAGAGGAGATCAAGCCTGTCACCAGGCAGAAGAAAGTGGTCAAG CAAAAGCCCCCTGCTGCAGGAGGTAAGCTGGGAGCAGGTGCTGGAGCCAGTGCTGCTGCAAAGAGTCGGCTGGCTGCAGTGAAAGCTGCCATGAAGGCAAAGCAGGCTGCAGCTAAAACTGCTGAGGCTTCAGACAAAGTTCAAGATGACACGACTCCTGCTTCAAATGCTCCGGCTAACACTTTGCCAGTCCAAACGGTGGTTTTTCATGGAGGCTTCTTTCAGGTGGAGAGTCCAATCAAAGTAGTTG ATGCTGTAAGAAGATCGTCTCGGTTGAATGCGGCTACCTTTACCCAGTGTTCCCCACATGGGTATAAATTCAGCACACCGGGGAAACTGAAGAGGTCTGCTGTAGTCACACATTCATCTCCTCTTCCTTGCATTTTCACTCCATCTAAAAGTGGACTTACTGCATCCCCTTCTTCCTCTCCTGCTGCAAAAGCACACACCACTGCAACTCCTGTCCGTACTCCTAAACAGCATGCTGATccccttccttcctcctccaAACCCATTCATATCAGCCCTGGGCAGGACGGGTCTGCCCCCTATCCATCACCTAAGGAagtctcagacacacaactTAGCCATCCTGATCATCATACAAGTATCAGCAACATCCAGTCAGACCTCATGATCACACCAGAAGATGACCATACGTACCAGACAGCAGACATAAAGCCACACAATTCTCCTTGCCATACAGGAGAAGAACTGCCACTTCAACTTCCTGCACATCCAGTCAACAGTACAGAGCCAGAGAGAAGTGTTCAACAGACTTCCGCACTGTCCCAGGAGCAAACTGAAGGGACTGTGATTGCTGAAGTGGACATGATCCACTCAGACAGTCAAGCCCATGCAATGAGTTTCACCCACTCACCTTCAGCATGCAAGACCACTCCACAAGCAGAGCCTATGGAGAGCTGTGTCTCAGTCCCTTGCTCCCCCTCTGTGATGTCCACCACACCACAGCAAGTCCAGGTCTCTCCAGCACCATCAGGCAAAACTGATATTTGTGTTAATGAAAG atctatCAGTGCAGACTGTAAAGTGACTGAAAATCAAGACCGTGAG actATTCCTGATCTGGACTTTGAGCGATATCTGCAACCCACAGCCCGATGCAGCTTATCTCCTGTGCAGAGTATGGCAGTGGAAAGGTTCTCACTTGGACTAGAAGATGCTGAAATGGAGAGCCCTCAGGCCCACCATTCAGAGCCTGTTCAGGATGCACAGATGACTCCTAGAG CTTTCCCCAGAATGGCACCACTGCTGGTCACTCCCTGGACTGAAGAG ATGATTGCCGATCAGTTGCTGTTCACCCCCGAGCAGAGGGAAAGAGTGAGACAATCGGTCTGTGAGCGTGACCTCATGATGTTTACACCACCTGAAGATATTTAA
- the dlgap5 gene encoding disks large-associated protein 5 isoform X5 — protein sequence MQSTRVTRSMKQHLQPKPAEKQPAPKKAEPPITRAKKSSVPAMAKGRISTVDPIVRCPTTRSAAKTVTAALTANSVAKPAADLRPPKAKAASRQPAAPSSGRGKAMQGHTDTLAAEKKENKVADEVVAAVNPPGNKEEKMTEDTNVTPVSFAPQGFVFQAPSGLRTFQPTPLSPRSADAFLSPSFSVEPQMEPTNPISPTSDSSSGPPLPSPPPCISKPCPASVSTSAPSPEFNPTTSALPTASSVTPSSLSCPPPASPSPALVSSILPSSSSPPAAASPSSATSEPQHDVPYFRAVMASETERLTGLSEFWELRFEDSSIPEEMQDRMRTAVGQARLLIKERFGQFSGLVDDCDFGRGEKITTCMDLQGFWDMVYFQVEDVDKKFNALKEAEARGWQEEIKPVTRQKKVVKQKPPAAGGKLGAGAGASAAAKSRLAAVKAAMKAKQAAAKTAEASDKVQDDTTPASNAPANTLPVQTVVFHGGFFQVESPIKVVDAVRRSSRLNAATFTQCSPHGYKFSTPGKLKRSAVVTHSSPLPCIFTPSKSGLTASPSSSPAAKAHTTATPVRTPKQHADPLPSSSKPIHISPGQDGSAPYPSPKEVSDTQLSHPDHHTSISNIQSDLMITPEDDHTYQTADIKPHNSPCHTGEELPLQLPAHPVNSTEPERSVQQTSALSQEQTEGTVIAEVDMIHSDSQAHAMSFTHSPSACKTTPQAEPMESCVSVPCSPSVMSTTPQQVQVSPAPSGKTDICVNERSISADCKVTENQDRETIPDLDFERYLQPTARCSLSPVQSMAVERFSLGLEDAEMESPQAHHSEPVQDAQMTPRAFPRMAPLLVTPWTEEMIADQLLFTPEQRERVRQSVCERDLMMFTPPEDI from the exons ATGCAATCCACCAGAGTGACCCGTTCTATGAAACAGCATCTACAGCCAAAG CCAGCTGAAAAACAGCCTGCACCTAAAAAGG CTGAGCCACCCATCACCAGAGCTAAAAAGTCTTCAGTGCCAGCAATGGCCAAAGGCAGAATTTCTACAG TTGACCCCATTGTCAGATGTCCAACTACACGATCAGCTGCTAAAACTGTGACGGCAGCCCTAACAGCCAACTCTGTGGCTAAACCCGCTGCAG ATCTCAGACCTCCCAAAGCAAAAGCTGCTAGCAGGCAGCCTGCAGCACCCTCATCTGGTAGAGGAAAAGCTATGCAGG GACATACTGACACTTTGGcagctgaaaagaaagaaaacaag GTTGCTGATGAGGTGGTTGCTGCAGTAAATCCCCCTGGTAATAAAGAGGAAAAGATGACTGAGGACACTAATGTGACTCCAGTTTCATTTGCACCCCAAGGATTTGTGTTCCAGGCCCCTTCTGGTCTGAGAACATTCCAGCCTACACCCCTTTCTCCTCGCTCTGCCGATGCCTTCCTCTCACCTAG CTTCTCAGTTGAACCCCAGATGGAGCCTACAAACCCAATTTCTCCAACATCTGACTCTTCCTCTGGTCCTCCTCTTCCCTCACCTCCACCATGTATATCCAAACCATGTCCTGCGTCTGTTTCTACATCTGCTCCTTCTCCTGAATTTAATCCCACCACTTCTGCCCTACCTACTGCTTCATCTGTCactccttcctctctttcttgcCCACCTCCTGCCTCTCCTTCCCCAGCTCTTGTGTCTTCTATTCTTCCATCTTCGTCTTCACCACCTGCTGCTGCCTCACCTTCCTCAGCAACATCAGAACCTCAGCACGATGTGCCCTATTTCAG GGCAGTAATGGCTAGCGAGACAGAAAGGTTGACTGGGTTGTCTGAATTTTGGGAATTACGGTTTGAAGATTCCTCAATCCCGGAAGAGA TGCAAGACCGAATGCGGACAGCTGTTGGCCAGGCCAGACTGCTAATAAAGGAACGCTTTGGCCAGTTTAGTGGCCTGGTTGATGATTGTGATTTTGGTAGAGGGGAGAAGATCACGACCTGCATGGACTTGCAGGGGTTCTGGGACATGGTGTACTTTCAG GTGGAAGATGTTGATAAGAAGTTTAATGCATTAAAAGAAGCTGAAGCTAGGGGCTGGCAAGAGGAGATCAAGCCTGTCACCAGGCAGAAGAAAGTGGTCAAG CAAAAGCCCCCTGCTGCAGGAGGTAAGCTGGGAGCAGGTGCTGGAGCCAGTGCTGCTGCAAAGAGTCGGCTGGCTGCAGTGAAAGCTGCCATGAAGGCAAAGCAGGCTGCAGCTAAAACTGCTGAGGCTTCAGACAAAGTTCAAGATGACACGACTCCTGCTTCAAATGCTCCGGCTAACACTTTGCCAGTCCAAACGGTGGTTTTTCATGGAGGCTTCTTTCAGGTGGAGAGTCCAATCAAAGTAGTTG ATGCTGTAAGAAGATCGTCTCGGTTGAATGCGGCTACCTTTACCCAGTGTTCCCCACATGGGTATAAATTCAGCACACCGGGGAAACTGAAGAGGTCTGCTGTAGTCACACATTCATCTCCTCTTCCTTGCATTTTCACTCCATCTAAAAGTGGACTTACTGCATCCCCTTCTTCCTCTCCTGCTGCAAAAGCACACACCACTGCAACTCCTGTCCGTACTCCTAAACAGCATGCTGATccccttccttcctcctccaAACCCATTCATATCAGCCCTGGGCAGGACGGGTCTGCCCCCTATCCATCACCTAAGGAagtctcagacacacaactTAGCCATCCTGATCATCATACAAGTATCAGCAACATCCAGTCAGACCTCATGATCACACCAGAAGATGACCATACGTACCAGACAGCAGACATAAAGCCACACAATTCTCCTTGCCATACAGGAGAAGAACTGCCACTTCAACTTCCTGCACATCCAGTCAACAGTACAGAGCCAGAGAGAAGTGTTCAACAGACTTCCGCACTGTCCCAGGAGCAAACTGAAGGGACTGTGATTGCTGAAGTGGACATGATCCACTCAGACAGTCAAGCCCATGCAATGAGTTTCACCCACTCACCTTCAGCATGCAAGACCACTCCACAAGCAGAGCCTATGGAGAGCTGTGTCTCAGTCCCTTGCTCCCCCTCTGTGATGTCCACCACACCACAGCAAGTCCAGGTCTCTCCAGCACCATCAGGCAAAACTGATATTTGTGTTAATGAAAG atctatCAGTGCAGACTGTAAAGTGACTGAAAATCAAGACCGTGAG actATTCCTGATCTGGACTTTGAGCGATATCTGCAACCCACAGCCCGATGCAGCTTATCTCCTGTGCAGAGTATGGCAGTGGAAAGGTTCTCACTTGGACTAGAAGATGCTGAAATGGAGAGCCCTCAGGCCCACCATTCAGAGCCTGTTCAGGATGCACAGATGACTCCTAGAG CTTTCCCCAGAATGGCACCACTGCTGGTCACTCCCTGGACTGAAGAG ATGATTGCCGATCAGTTGCTGTTCACCCCCGAGCAGAGGGAAAGAGTGAGACAATCGGTCTGTGAGCGTGACCTCATGATGTTTACACCACCTGAAGATATTTAA